The region ATAAGTCGGATTATCGCTATCTGTGTGACGACTGTCGCCCCCCACGCGGGGGCGTGGGTTGAAACGGCGCAGGCGAGGAGGCCATCTCGGCCGCGAGGGCGTCGCCCCCCACGCGGGGGCGTGGGTTGAAACTAGCATCTTGTCCTCCTCCCTCTTGACAGCTTTGTCGCCCCCCACGCGGGGGCGTGGGTTGAAACTGTTTGGAGGTGGGCGATGCCAGCAATCGTTCTCGTCGCCCCCCACGCGGGGGCGTGGGTTGAAACTTGGGTCGCGGTGAGGAGTTTGTACTGTGGTACCGTCGCCCCCCACGCGGGGGCGTGGGTTGAAACACGCGAGAGAGCATAAAGACTACCGGCGCGTTCGTCGCCCCCACGCGGGGGCGTGGGTTGAAACATGTTGCCGGTGCGGGGGTCCACTGGTGAGACAGGTCGCCCCCCACGCGGGGGCGTGGGTTGAAACCTGTGGCAGCGCTTCCAAGGAGGACGGCCGACTGGTCGCCCCCCACGCGGGGGCGTGGGTTGAAACCTTGTTGAATGAACGAGTTTTGTCTGTGCTGCGGTAGTCGCCCCCCACGCGGGGGCGTGGGTTGAAACATCTGCGATATCGACAAGCTCAGACACATGCTCGTCGCCCCCCACGCGGGGGCGTGGGTTGAAACTGCCGCAGATGCGCGCAGAGATGCGACTCAAGAGCGTCGCCCCCCACGCGGGGGCGTGGGTTGAAACAGAATCTGCGAGTCGAGCTTCTGCCGCAGCATGGTCGCCCCCCACGCGGGGGCGTGGGTTGAAACTGCACTGGGATGTGCCGATGTGTCCGGGGTTTGCGTCGCCCCCCACGCGGGGGCGTGGGTTGAAACAGAGATTGATCGTACTTGGATATCGCCGATTCCGTCGCCCCCCACGGGGGGGCGTGGGTTGAAACTCGCAGGACCCTCCGACAGAAGTGTGCAATCTACTGTCGCCCCCCACGCGGGGGCGTGGGTTGAAACGAGAGTATCCAATCGTGATGCGCCGTTATCGCTCGGAGACCCGTTGCCACGCGACAATACCTTGCGCAGCTAATATCGCTTTTGAGCGCGCCTTCTTGATCTCAGCCAATAGTTGGCTTCTCATCTACACTCGCGCCCATCCTTGGCGTCTCTTGAGCGTTTCCTTACCTCACCCACGTAAAGCGCACCAGCTCATTTTTCCCGTTCACCCAAGCCTCAAGTCCCCCGTGGTAGATCTTCACGTTGGTGTAACCGCAGAGCTGGGTGAGCAGGAACCACCAGGCGCTGGCATATCCACCCACACCACAGTAGAAAATGATCTCCTGATCCTTGTCTGCCGCAATCACGCCCCCGGCCATTTCGGCTATAAGCTCGGCTGGCCGGTAGGTATAGTCCTTCTCCCACACCCAGATCATTGGGAGAGAGCGGGCAGTGGGGATATGTCCCCGCATGTCAGTAAACGGATCGATCGACGCCCCAAAATACTGATCGGGATCTCTCCCGTCGAGGATCACTGCCTTTCCGATCTGCTGCTTCACGTAGTCGGTGTGCACGAACATGTCTTTGCGAGGCGTGGCCGAATAGTCGGAAGGCGCTACCACGGGAACTTCGGTGGTCGTAACTCTTCCCTCTTTTTCCCATTTGGGATGGCCGCCGTCCAGAATAGCCACGTTGTCAATGCCCAGATACATCAGGACCACAGCTGCTCTTACCGTATCTGCCACCGGGTAGGGAGGCGCAGGCGGTTCCTCAAGACGGCCGACAATCACCACTTTGGAGTCAGCGGTTAGGCCACACTCCCTCGCGAGTTTGAATAGCTCCTCGTCAGGAGGAAGCTCCATGAGCAGCTCCTCCGTTGATTGTGACCACGCAGACTCCAGCCCAAACGGGACCGAGATCGCCCCTGGAATGTGCCCAGCCTGATACTCCTCGGGCCAGCGCACGTCAATTACGGTCAAACCCTCATCAGAGAGATGCTCTTCCAACCAAGCCGTAGACACAATGGGATCAATGGCGCGCTTCACTTTGGAGTCCCTCCTTTTTGTACCGTACCAACCCTAGTGTAGGCGTAAGTCTACGATTCGGCCCGCACTAACAGCATGGGCGTCTTTTTCACTAGGCGAATAATGCTTTCAGCCACGCTGCCAAAGATCATCCCGCTCATCTCAGTGTGCCCTCTCACAGTGAGAGCAAGGAGCTGGGGCGGGTATTCCTCGGTGAATTTGATGATGCTACTCGCAGGCTCGCCTTCGAGAATCTCTATGCGTGTGCTAAATCCTGACTCCCTTACCCGCGCCGCCACGCCTTCCAAATATTCCCGCATATGCTGGCGGCGTTTTTCCATCTCGTCTTCTGCGAGCGGCTCGCCGTCGGGTCCCTTCGGATTAATCACATGCAGCAGGATGACCAGCTCGGGACCCGGGCCTCTTCTCTGCACGATACTAAGTGCATAGGGGATGACCGCCTCTGAAACCTTTGAGCCGCTTAAGGGAAGAAGCAGACTGCGCGTAGGAAGCTTGTCCACAATTACTTCCTCGCTTAGTTCCGATGGGACCAGCCAGACCGGCACCTTGGACGCGTGAACGATCTTGTCGGCCACACTGCCCAGATCCCAAGCCTTGATTCCTGAGCTGCCGTGAGTAGACAAGAGCACAAGGTCAATGTCGTTTTCTTCGATGTATTTAAGAATCTCCTCTGCGTGATATCCGACCACTACAGTTCCCCGCGTCCGAATAGCCTCCCCCATAGCGCTCTCGCCGTATTTGGAGTTTGCCTGATCGATTTCCGCCTGTAACAAAGCCGCCTTCTGCTCGATATACGCTTTGCACATCGGCAAGAGACCTGCGTTCTGGGGGTTGCAAACGTGAAGCAGGTCGAGGTTGACATGAAGCCGCTGAGATAACTCGCGCGCATACTTAAAGACGGTTTCGGCTAGTTCCGATCCGTCTAAGAGAACGAGCATCCGCATGTACATAGGCAGTTCCTCCTTAGCGAGGTATCTACGTCTTCGCCACAGGACGCTAATCTCCCACCAGTAGGAGAGGGGTTTTCTTCACAAGGTGAATGATGTTTTCGGTGACGCTATCGAATATCAGGCGACTAAGGAGCGTCTTGGGCCGAGTCGCCATCACCAAGAGTTGCGCCGGATTGGCTTTCAAGTATTCAATAATCGCCTGAGCCGGTTCTCCGACAAGCACCTCTGTGCGAACCGTAAGCCCTCGCTCTCTCAAGGGAAGAGCAACTTCCTCAAGATAAGCCTTCATGTCCCTCTGTCGGGCCTCGAAACGTTCGAGTTCTTCACGACTGACAGCCATGGTTGGCGGCTCGACTACGTGCACCAAGACAAGCTCGCAAGTTTTGCCTCGGCGTTCGGCCAACTCCACAGCGTGCGGGACAGCAGCTTTTGAATTGTCGTCAGCACTCAGGGGCACCACAATGCTGCACCTAGCCATGGTGTCGAGGATGATCTCCTCCCTCAGCTCAGAAGGCACCAGCCAGATGGGTACTTTGGCGGCATGCACGATCTTGTAAGCTACCCCACCCAGACCCCAAAGCTTGACGCCCGATGCGCCGTGAGTGGCCATCATGATGAGATCAACGTCATTCTCTTCCACGTACCGAAGGATTTCGTCCGCTGGATCACCCACCAGCACGGTAGCTCGGGCTTGCACAGGGGTATCCGCTCCCTCTTTACCATACTTGCTTCTTAGTTCCTCCGCCCTTGCCCGCACTATCTCCGCCATGTGCTCAATATAGGCGCGACGCATAGGTAAGTCGTCACAGTCTCGCGAGGGACATACATGCAAGAGCTCAAGCTCTACTCCAGTCCGAGCTGCAAGCTCTTGAGCGTAATCAAAGACAAGTTCGGCGAGCTTGGAACCATCGAGCAATACCACCATCTTCTTGTACACAGCTGTCCTCCCGCAGAGATTGTTTCGGCGTCTTAGATCTACCCCAGATCTACCCCGTATACTGTTTTTCTCACCAAGGTGCAACCAAGGTCTTTACAGCCCCACTCCCCTCGCGTCTTGCCAAGACCCGGGGAAGATCGTCCAACGAGACCACCTCGCTGATAAGAGGCCGCAACTTAAGCAAAGGAAGAAGCGCAAGAGCCCGAGGATATACATAGGGAGCAAGAAGACTGCCTCTTATCGTAAGCTCTTTAAGGAATAACTCAAACGGATTTACCGGCACCCTTGCCTCATCAGGATAGGCCCCCACCCATACCACAGTGCCGCAGCGCCCAGCCAGTTCCAGACACTGCTCGGCTGCCTCAGCTCTCCCGCTGGCCTCGAAGACCACGTCAAACCCACGCCCCCCAGTGAAATCTGATCCGATGGCCACCAGGTCTTGCGCTCGTGGATCAACTGTGCGATCAGCCCCCAACTCTTCCGCCAAAGCCCGTTTGTGGGCAGAAGGATTCGATACTAATACCCGCGCTGCGCCTGCAAGACGTGCTATTTGCAAGATAAGCAAACCGATAGTGCCTGCCCCACAAATAGCCACCGTGGAGCCCGGTCTAACTCCCCCTTGCTCTACTGCGTGAACAGCAATGGTGACCGGCTCCAAAAGAGCCCCCTCTTCAAGCGAGACCCCTGGCGGCAGCGGATATACTGCGCTTTCTCGGTAGACGGCGTACTGGGCAAAGCCAGCCTCATGGGAAAAAACGTGCTCACACATGTGTTCCTTACCGTCGCGACAATATAGACACCGGCCGCAAGAGGAGCGGAAGTTCATCGCCACCGACTGACCAACTTCGTACTTTCCCAACAGGTCTGACCCCAGTTCGCAGATCACTCCGGAAACCTCGTGCCCGAACGTGAAGGGCGGTTTAGGCCACAGGGGAGTTTTCATCAAACCGAAAGTTCCGTGGAAGATTTCGAGATCGGAGCCGCAGATGCCGCAATAAGCAACCCTCACCTTGATCTCCCTCGGACCAGGAAAAGGTTCCGGCACGTCCTGCACCCGCACGTCTCTAGGTCCGTAAACCAGTGCTGCCTTCATGCTGGGACTCCTTGCCGAGCGAAGTTTCCGCTTGCCGCGCGAAGTTTCCTCGGTGCAAGAACAACATAAATTCCAAACCAACGCAAGACTGGCAGCCGTGCTGGTCTGCTAGTCTGGGATGTGTCGCCGTCACACCAGAGGAGGGAAAGTATGGGCGAGTTTGTCTACGAGGATCGGCACAAACTAAGGCCGCACGACTTCGCGGTTTTGGAGAAGTTCAATTTCGCCTTCTCACCGGTGGGATTTAAGTTCATCAACGTGCCCGAGGACCTTGAACCGCTAGGACTTGAGCAGTACCAGGGCAAGGCTTCCTGGTGCACTATGCTTCGGGAAGCA is a window of Thermoleophilia bacterium DNA encoding:
- a CDS encoding rhodanese-like domain-containing protein yields the protein MKRAIDPIVSTAWLEEHLSDEGLTVIDVRWPEEYQAGHIPGAISVPFGLESAWSQSTEELLMELPPDEELFKLARECGLTADSKVVIVGRLEEPPAPPYPVADTVRAAVVLMYLGIDNVAILDGGHPKWEKEGRVTTTEVPVVAPSDYSATPRKDMFVHTDYVKQQIGKAVILDGRDPDQYFGASIDPFTDMRGHIPTARSLPMIWVWEKDYTYRPAELIAEMAGGVIAADKDQEIIFYCGVGGYASAWWFLLTQLCGYTNVKIYHGGLEAWVNGKNELVRFTWVR
- a CDS encoding universal stress protein gives rise to the protein MYMRMLVLLDGSELAETVFKYARELSQRLHVNLDLLHVCNPQNAGLLPMCKAYIEQKAALLQAEIDQANSKYGESAMGEAIRTRGTVVVGYHAEEILKYIEENDIDLVLLSTHGSSGIKAWDLGSVADKIVHASKVPVWLVPSELSEEVIVDKLPTRSLLLPLSGSKVSEAVIPYALSIVQRRGPGPELVILLHVINPKGPDGEPLAEDEMEKRRQHMREYLEGVAARVRESGFSTRIEILEGEPASSIIKFTEEYPPQLLALTVRGHTEMSGMIFGSVAESIIRLVKKTPMLLVRAES
- a CDS encoding universal stress protein, producing MYKKMVVLLDGSKLAELVFDYAQELAARTGVELELLHVCPSRDCDDLPMRRAYIEHMAEIVRARAEELRSKYGKEGADTPVQARATVLVGDPADEILRYVEENDVDLIMMATHGASGVKLWGLGGVAYKIVHAAKVPIWLVPSELREEIILDTMARCSIVVPLSADDNSKAAVPHAVELAERRGKTCELVLVHVVEPPTMAVSREELERFEARQRDMKAYLEEVALPLRERGLTVRTEVLVGEPAQAIIEYLKANPAQLLVMATRPKTLLSRLIFDSVTENIIHLVKKTPLLLVGD
- a CDS encoding zinc-binding dehydrogenase, with amino-acid sequence MKAALVYGPRDVRVQDVPEPFPGPREIKVRVAYCGICGSDLEIFHGTFGLMKTPLWPKPPFTFGHEVSGVICELGSDLLGKYEVGQSVAMNFRSSCGRCLYCRDGKEHMCEHVFSHEAGFAQYAVYRESAVYPLPPGVSLEEGALLEPVTIAVHAVEQGGVRPGSTVAICGAGTIGLLILQIARLAGAARVLVSNPSAHKRALAEELGADRTVDPRAQDLVAIGSDFTGGRGFDVVFEASGRAEAAEQCLELAGRCGTVVWVGAYPDEARVPVNPFELFLKELTIRGSLLAPYVYPRALALLPLLKLRPLISEVVSLDDLPRVLARREGSGAVKTLVAPW